A window of Leptolyngbya sp. SIO1E4 genomic DNA:
TCAGGGCTCGACAGAGTTGACAAAGCGCGAAAAGCCAGAGGATGGAACAAGTCTGATCCGAACTGGGCCGAGGCTGCCACTGTGTCAGTCCCTACTCTGAAACGGTTTTGGCGAAGAACAGCCATTACTCAAGAATCATTTGTCTTAATATGCCAAGCTCTGGATCTGGACTGGCAAGAAATCACAGATCTAGGATCAGCAAATCTAGAGGACCTGATCCATCAGGGGGTTGATGTTTGGAATGAATGGAAACACAATCACCCACCTCAAGGGTACAACCTCGCTCATATGGATCTGCGGGGTATGGACCTGCAAGGTGCTGACCTGAGCAACACCTCTCTAGCAGGCAGCAATTTTAGTAGTTGCAAACTCAATGGAGCAAGCCTGGCAGGAGCTGATTTAACCAACGCTAATTTCAACAGCGCTGATCTGAGAGAAGCCAATCTTTCAGCTACTCAGGCAATCGGCACAATTTTCACAGGCGCTATGTTTACAGGTGCCTGTATCGAGAACTGGAACATAAACGCAGATACACATCTTGAGAACATCACCTGTACCTATGTGTACCTCCAGGCCCCTAAAGGCGAGAGGCGTCCTAGACAAGGAATTTTTAAACCTGGTGAATTTACAGCATTATTTCGACAGGCAATCGAGACTGTAGACCTGATTTTTAAGGACGGTATCGATTGGCAGGCATTCTTCCAATCATTTCAAGCTCTCCGTAGCCAATACGCCGATCAAGATATTTCTATCCAAGCTATCGAGAGAAAAGGTGAAGCATTCATCGTTCGACTAGCAGTACCTGATGGTGCAGATGACAAGACTGTTGGAAACCAAGCTAAGAGGCTCTACAGGGCTAATCAAGACAAGTCATCGAATAATGAATTGAAACAGGAAATAGAGGCGGCGGTTAGAGAGCTTTACGAAACCAAGCTAATGCTGATGGAGCAGCGTTATCGCGATGTTTTACAGGCAAAAGATAGCGAGATTAGTGCTTATAGAGAACAGAGTACAAACTTGTTAAAAGTCACAGAATTGCTGGCATCAAACCCTATGCCAAGTAAGCCAAATCAAATGTTCTATGGCCCCGTTGGTAATGTTGCCAGCAGTGGCGGTCAGATATCTATCAGTAGCTATCCACAACAACAAGTATCCCTAGCCGAAGCAGCTGCGGAAATTCAGAACTTACTGAAACAACTAGAAACATCTAACCCTACAGCGACAGAAACTGACCAAACCAACTTTCTAAATTCCATGATTCCATCTACTCATCGCCAGCCATTGATCGATGCGTTGAGATCTAGCGATAGCGCCACCATTGATAAAATTCCCTATGGGTCTGTGCTCAAAGCGTTAGTCGAAGGCTGGCAAAAGTCGAATTTCAACGAAATCAGTCGTATTCTCTCGACACTAAACAACCAGGCCCAAGCTCTCCCTACAGACCAAAAAGATGAAGCCAATGACGTTCTCGACGATTTAGAACGTGACTTGCAAGAAAAACAGCCCGATTCCAAACGTATCAGTCGGCGGCTGAAGAGATTAGCTGCGCTTGCAACCATCGTCACCGGTATAGCTACAGCTACTTCCACCAAGAAAGACAGTGAAATCACTGACTTTGCCAATAACATTCTTGACTTGTCCAACAAACTAGGAATTCCTATTGGCCAGGTTCAGTCTATGCAACTACCTCCAGCTGAAACCACTCAAAGTAAAACAACTTAGACAAATAGCTACTACTCAATTTTGCTACTGCCCCAACCGCTTCCTAGCTCCCCTCACACTCCCCAACTGCTTCAACGTCATCCCCGCCACCAGCGTCGCTCCGCTAAAGATGTAGAGCGACTTGTTACGGGTGCCCATGCCAATGAAGCGCACAATCCCGAACGCCATCAGGCAGGCGACCAGGATCGGCATGATGACGATGTACTGGGTGTGCTCGGGGCGCTGGTGGCGGATACCCAAGCGCTCCTGCCGCACCACCTGGCGGGCCAGCATCGGGTTCCGCCCCGCCAGGGGTGCAGTTCGGCTAACCGCGATTCACCTCCGGTGAGGCTACGCCAACGCGACAGCTGCAGTCCTCGCCATCGGGCTTCATCCTCCATCACCTTACGAATCGCCTGATCGCTGGGTAGCTCTAGCTCAATTTCCAGCATGTCCAGGAAGATATCCCGACCTGGGTTCACCGGCGCGAAGCACACCACCCGGCATCCCACCGCGATCGCATCCTCAATCCAATACCGAATCGGGCTACTGAGCCGCTTGGCCTCGGGGAGAATCAGCAGCATATCTGGGTTGAGGTTCTCTAAAATCTCGTCTTGGGTCTGCTGAGTCATCGCAACACCACAGAATGGGATATTCTTCTACAGTCAGTTCACCCTTTTGGAACGAGACTTTCCCATCCACAAAGATTTACTTTTGGCTCTCCTCCTCAAACCCTGATATCTCGAATCAAGCCCGAACGGAGTGAGCCGTAGGCTTGGGCTTGATGGGCCAGCCCCACGCTACACTCTTGCGGCCACCAGGGGATATCCCTCTCTACTCAACACCAGTTCCCTATCCCTCCCCATAACATCCCCCTGGTGATGCCCAGCGGCGAGCGTCCCTCTTTACAGTTCCAGATTAAGGCTCCGTTTCCGGCTTCGACGCTGTCGCGCTTGTCGTTCTCGCTGCTCTTGCTCCCAGTTTCTCGCTGCTTGCTCCTGGTAGACATCGGCAGTGCTCTCATTTGTTAACGGCACCGTTTCCTTATCTTTAACTCGCCGTTTCAGATACTTCGCCTTCACCACCGGGTCATCACGTTCAGACTGATACTCAATGCCTAGTTGCTGCCGCAGGCCCTGAAACGTGTATGCCTCTCCCAGATGGGAGCCATTAATCTGACGGCCCTGGTAGCGGTAGTTGAGGCCACTCAATTTCCCACGTCGAATACTGAAACTGGGGGTGATGCCTCCGGACTCCAGCTGCTGACAAAACTCACTCAGCTGAGGATGCGTTTGAGCAATTGAAGTGAGCTTCTGTCGTAGCTGTTCTTGGAGAGCTTCATCAGTCAGTTTGGGCTGACCTCGCTGGACATATTTGGCTTTCACCACAGGGTCATCTCGTTCAGGCTGATAGTCAATTCCATGGTGTCGCTGAAGGCCCGGAAAGCTGTACTCATTACCCAGCGTAGACCCCTGAATTTCAACGCTATCACAGCGATAGGTAATGCCGTGCAGCTGCCCCTCTCGATAAGCAAATCGAGGCGTAATACCTTGGGCCTCTAGGTGCTCAGAAAACTCGGTGAGCTGAAGGTGGGCTTGAGCCACTTCGGTGATCTGTTGCCGCAGCGCTTCCCGGAACACCTCATCCTTCTCATAGGTGATTCTTAAGCCCAGTTCTTTTTCTAACTTCCGGGTTGCCGCTTTGACCCGAGGCCGATCGCGATGCAGGTCGAAAAACTTGCCCTCATCCGACACTCGATTCACCACCACATGGACATGCTCATGGGCTTTGTCATGGTGTCGGACATAGAGGTGTTGATAGTGCCCTCGGTCTAACCCCATCTCATCTAAAAAGCGATCACAGGCCGTCTGCATCTGCGCATCGTTGAGATGCTCGTCAGGATGAAACGAGAGCGGCACATGCCACACGGGAGGTTGGGTAGTATCGGGTCGCATTCGACGATAGGGACGCACTTCGCTACTCAGTTCTTTGGCATTCCGTCCGGCCAGGTTGCCGCCAATGATATGAGCCTCTTTCGTGGGCATTGGTTCGTCTTCTTCCAGCACATAGCGGAAGACGCCATAGAACCCTTTGCCTTTGAACGATTTGCCAATCATCTCCCGTTGCCTAGCTGCGTCTGTATCGCAATCAGCCGGTCTTGCAATTGATTCAGATGGAGCTTCAACTCCAAGGCGTCCACCGGCTCCATCACGTTCCCCAGATTGAGATGATGCACCAGCTGATTGAGGTTGTTACCGATGCGCCCCAGGTCGC
This region includes:
- a CDS encoding pentapeptide repeat-containing protein, coding for MSVPTLKRFWRRTAITQESFVLICQALDLDWQEITDLGSANLEDLIHQGVDVWNEWKHNHPPQGYNLAHMDLRGMDLQGADLSNTSLAGSNFSSCKLNGASLAGADLTNANFNSADLREANLSATQAIGTIFTGAMFTGACIENWNINADTHLENITCTYVYLQAPKGERRPRQGIFKPGEFTALFRQAIETVDLIFKDGIDWQAFFQSFQALRSQYADQDISIQAIERKGEAFIVRLAVPDGADDKTVGNQAKRLYRANQDKSSNNELKQEIEAAVRELYETKLMLMEQRYRDVLQAKDSEISAYREQSTNLLKVTELLASNPMPSKPNQMFYGPVGNVASSGGQISISSYPQQQVSLAEAAAEIQNLLKQLETSNPTATETDQTNFLNSMIPSTHRQPLIDALRSSDSATIDKIPYGSVLKALVEGWQKSNFNEISRILSTLNNQAQALPTDQKDEANDVLDDLERDLQEKQPDSKRISRRLKRLAALATIVTGIATATSTKKDSEITDFANNILDLSNKLGIPIGQVQSMQLPPAETTQSKTT
- a CDS encoding relaxase/mobilization nuclease domain-containing protein — protein: MIGKSFKGKGFYGVFRYVLEEDEPMPTKEAHIIGGNLAGRNAKELSSEVRPYRRMRPDTTQPPVWHVPLSFHPDEHLNDAQMQTACDRFLDEMGLDRGHYQHLYVRHHDKAHEHVHVVVNRVSDEGKFFDLHRDRPRVKAATRKLEKELGLRITYEKDEVFREALRQQITEVAQAHLQLTEFSEHLEAQGITPRFAYREGQLHGITYRCDSVEIQGSTLGNEYSFPGLQRHHGIDYQPERDDPVVKAKYVQRGQPKLTDEALQEQLRQKLTSIAQTHPQLSEFCQQLESGGITPSFSIRRGKLSGLNYRYQGRQINGSHLGEAYTFQGLRQQLGIEYQSERDDPVVKAKYLKRRVKDKETVPLTNESTADVYQEQAARNWEQEQRERQARQRRSRKRSLNLEL